From the genome of Nitrosopumilus sp., one region includes:
- a CDS encoding translocase, which yields MLGSTEIIVLVVVIGVLIFGAKKIPELAKTFGKAKGEFEKGKIEADKDLKNFKEEIDTVSKDKEMK from the coding sequence ATGCTTGGAAGTACCGAAATCATAGTTTTAGTCGTAGTAATCGGCGTATTGATTTTTGGTGCAAAAAAAATACCGGAATTGGCAAAGACTTTCGGCAAGGCAAAGGGAGAGTTTGAAAAAGGAAAAATTGAGGCAGACAAGGATCTCAAGAACTTCAAGGAAGAGATAGATACAGTCTCAAAAGACAAAGAAATGAAGTAG
- the purL gene encoding phosphoribosylformylglycinamidine synthase subunit PurL — MSLDEHELSELKSKIGRVPTSTELNIVAAEWSEHCSYKSSKRHLKMLPMTGPLVINEKGYDSGVLDVGDGYVVTAHIESHNHPSAVEPYGGAATGVGGVIRDILSAGTRPIALFDGLRFGDIEKDLQARWLFKNAVSGVADYGNCLGIPTIGGEVEFDACYENYALVDVAALGFGKKENLIKNHAKKGDLVVLMGGSTGRDGIGGSQFASDSLESENRSAVQIPDPFIEKLIIEAVLEARNDNLIHAMKDLGGGGLSCAVSETADALEIGIEMDVEKVHTRESDMVPEEIMVSESQERMLIVTSTANLKKLEKICKKFSIKYSAIGHVTFDSKMHVKKGKKTVAHLSTDVVANATLLDLPSQEPAYLKMIETEKKFKPILNYSKVLMKLLASPNIASKIWVYQQYDHEVGIRTVVKPGSDASVLRLDNGKYLSAKIDGNPKQCYINPRQGAIGCFEEACRNVVCTGAKPIGMLDHLQFGNPNDPEIFWTFLESLKGLTDFAKHFEIPCVGGKVSLFNETPAGPIKPTPVIGVLGLIEKKLHVPQKISKGDYLVIVGDTKDELGGSEFFEYIHKFVGGKCPVVNFEDSKKHMDSVLNVIDDGLVKSVHDCSKGGLAVAVSELCMTNQIGCKISLDKVPNEKLPVDRILFSESHSRYLLIIEKKNLKATENILKGNDVSFKRIGQFGGDDIQFTSKTKSIIDLRVDKAQKTWLNSLRNLVLNGK; from the coding sequence ATGAGCCTGGATGAGCATGAGCTGTCTGAGCTAAAGTCCAAGATTGGCAGGGTGCCCACTTCCACGGAGCTAAACATTGTAGCTGCTGAATGGTCTGAACACTGCTCATACAAATCCTCAAAAAGACATCTTAAAATGCTGCCCATGACGGGACCCCTTGTAATTAACGAGAAGGGATATGATTCTGGAGTGTTGGATGTCGGTGACGGATATGTCGTCACTGCGCATATTGAAAGTCACAACCACCCTTCGGCCGTAGAGCCGTACGGCGGTGCTGCAACCGGAGTAGGAGGTGTCATCCGGGATATCCTGTCTGCTGGAACTCGGCCAATTGCACTCTTTGACGGATTAAGATTTGGCGATATTGAAAAGGACCTGCAGGCCAGATGGCTGTTCAAAAATGCGGTATCTGGGGTTGCAGATTATGGAAACTGTCTGGGCATTCCTACAATTGGGGGCGAGGTTGAGTTTGACGCATGCTATGAAAACTATGCACTGGTTGATGTTGCGGCTTTGGGATTTGGCAAAAAGGAAAATTTGATTAAAAATCATGCAAAAAAAGGCGACTTGGTGGTGCTAATGGGAGGCTCTACTGGCAGAGACGGAATAGGCGGCTCTCAGTTTGCTTCTGACTCTCTGGAATCTGAAAATCGTTCTGCTGTTCAAATCCCTGATCCTTTCATTGAAAAATTAATCATTGAAGCTGTCTTGGAGGCCAGAAATGACAATCTGATTCATGCGATGAAGGATCTCGGGGGCGGGGGACTGTCTTGTGCAGTTTCTGAAACTGCAGACGCCTTGGAAATTGGAATAGAGATGGATGTTGAGAAGGTTCACACCCGCGAATCCGACATGGTTCCTGAGGAAATCATGGTTTCTGAATCTCAGGAAAGGATGCTGATTGTCACAAGTACGGCAAATCTAAAAAAATTGGAAAAGATCTGTAAGAAATTCAGCATCAAGTATTCTGCAATCGGTCATGTGACGTTTGACAGTAAGATGCATGTGAAAAAAGGCAAAAAAACTGTTGCACATCTTTCAACTGATGTTGTTGCAAATGCAACGCTGCTTGACTTGCCGTCTCAAGAACCTGCATATCTGAAAATGATTGAGACTGAAAAGAAATTCAAACCCATTTTAAACTATTCCAAAGTATTGATGAAACTGCTTGCGTCGCCAAACATTGCAAGTAAGATTTGGGTCTATCAGCAGTATGATCATGAGGTTGGAATTCGAACCGTTGTCAAACCTGGAAGCGACGCATCAGTGCTGCGACTGGACAACGGAAAATATCTTTCTGCCAAAATTGACGGCAATCCAAAACAATGCTACATCAATCCTCGCCAGGGAGCGATTGGATGCTTTGAGGAGGCATGCAGAAACGTTGTCTGTACCGGTGCAAAGCCAATTGGAATGCTTGATCATCTTCAGTTTGGAAATCCTAATGATCCTGAGATTTTTTGGACTTTTTTGGAATCCCTGAAGGGATTGACGGATTTTGCCAAACATTTTGAGATTCCATGCGTTGGCGGAAAAGTCAGCCTGTTCAACGAGACTCCCGCAGGTCCGATTAAACCTACTCCCGTAATTGGAGTCTTGGGACTGATTGAGAAAAAATTACACGTTCCTCAAAAGATTTCCAAAGGCGATTATCTTGTCATTGTAGGTGATACAAAAGACGAGCTTGGCGGGTCAGAATTCTTCGAATACATTCACAAATTTGTAGGCGGAAAATGCCCAGTAGTCAATTTTGAAGATTCCAAAAAGCACATGGATTCGGTGTTGAATGTAATTGATGACGGTCTTGTAAAGTCTGTTCATGACTGTTCCAAGGGGGGACTGGCAGTTGCAGTATCTGAACTGTGCATGACAAATCAAATTGGTTGCAAGATTTCGTTGGACAAGGTTCCAAATGAAAAATTACCTGTTGACCGAATTCTGTTCTCTGAGAGCCATTCACGGTATCTCTTGATCATTGAAAAGAAAAATCTCAAGGCAACTGAGAATATTCTCAAAGGCAATGATGTTTCATTCAAGCGTATTGGTCAGTTTGGAGGTGATGACATCCAGTTTACAAGTAAAACAAAATCCATCATAGATCTAAGAGTTGACAAGGCACAAAAAACTTGGCTGAATTCGTTAAGGAACTTGGTGCTTAACGGTAAGTAG
- a CDS encoding DUF1297 domain-containing protein yields the protein MIKSSEIKKIVNGYSDVKIGVLGSHSALEVMDGAKDEDFQTRVFCQKGREGPYQRFGRIADEITVLDKFKDMASAKIQKELRDSSTIIVPHRSLTVYLGYKAIENSFKVPIFGNRKLFQAEERTAKKGQYYLLEKARIKYPKLFKDPKQINKPSIVKVQEKKRPLERAFFTVSSYKDYKEKSEAKIKQGIIARKDLEKASIEELAIGTYMNFNFFHTPISNQVDFIGIERRLQTNIHDYNALPAKEQLEMDIDLQNIEVGHTPASIRESLLEKVIKMGDKFVAAVKKEYAPGIIGPFSLQSVITKDLELIVYDVSLRVPGNPIVATTSPYTKYQYGQTFGVGRRIAMEIKRAQEEDRLDEIVT from the coding sequence ATGATAAAGTCCTCTGAGATCAAAAAAATCGTAAATGGCTATTCAGACGTCAAGATAGGCGTTCTTGGCAGTCACTCAGCACTAGAGGTGATGGACGGTGCAAAAGACGAGGACTTTCAGACCAGAGTATTTTGCCAGAAAGGACGCGAGGGGCCGTATCAGAGATTTGGCAGAATTGCAGACGAGATCACGGTACTGGACAAATTCAAGGACATGGCGTCAGCCAAAATTCAAAAAGAGCTGCGAGACTCTAGCACAATCATAGTACCCCACAGATCACTTACGGTATACCTAGGCTACAAAGCAATTGAGAATTCATTCAAAGTTCCAATATTTGGAAACAGGAAACTGTTCCAGGCCGAGGAAAGGACTGCAAAAAAAGGGCAGTACTACCTTTTGGAAAAGGCCAGAATAAAATATCCCAAGCTGTTCAAGGATCCTAAACAAATCAACAAGCCATCCATCGTAAAAGTTCAGGAAAAAAAGAGGCCGTTAGAAAGGGCATTTTTTACAGTTTCTTCATACAAGGACTATAAGGAAAAATCCGAGGCCAAGATCAAGCAGGGGATTATCGCAAGAAAGGATTTGGAGAAAGCAAGCATAGAGGAATTGGCAATCGGCACATACATGAATTTTAATTTCTTTCATACGCCAATTTCAAATCAGGTGGATTTCATCGGAATTGAGAGAAGACTGCAAACAAACATTCACGATTACAACGCCCTCCCTGCAAAAGAGCAGCTTGAAATGGACATAGATTTGCAAAACATAGAGGTGGGCCATACACCTGCAAGCATCAGAGAATCACTGCTTGAAAAAGTAATCAAGATGGGGGACAAATTTGTGGCAGCTGTGAAAAAAGAATACGCTCCAGGAATAATAGGTCCGTTCTCACTTCAGAGTGTGATTACCAAGGATTTGGAACTAATCGTGTATGACGTGTCATTAAGAGTTCCAGGAAACCCAATTGTTGCGACAACCAGTCCATATACAAAATACCAGTACGGTCAGACATTCGGGGTAGGCAGAAGAATTGCCATGGAAATTAAACGAGCCCAGGAAGAAGATCGTCTGGATGAAATTGTTACATGA
- the purQ gene encoding phosphoribosylformylglycinamidine synthase subunit PurQ yields the protein MKVAVVVFPGSNCDRDMYHVLTDVFNLDAQYYWHEKGLPKNIDAVILPGGFSYGDRLRAGVIAAHSPVIKDVQKMSEKGIPVLGVCNGFQILVESGLLPGVLLKNDSLNFMCEWTDLVVENNETPFTNQFKLNEKIPIPIANGEGRYYADDDTLKQLKKKKQIVFRYGNAVNGSSNRIAGVCNEDGNVVGMMPHPERAVESEINPADNKPASLIFESMLTKMGVSK from the coding sequence GTGAAAGTAGCTGTTGTAGTTTTTCCTGGCAGTAACTGCGATCGAGACATGTATCACGTACTTACTGACGTGTTTAATCTTGACGCGCAATACTATTGGCATGAAAAGGGATTGCCGAAAAATATTGACGCTGTGATTCTTCCTGGAGGATTTTCTTACGGAGACAGGCTTCGAGCCGGTGTGATTGCAGCTCACAGCCCTGTGATCAAAGATGTGCAAAAGATGTCTGAAAAAGGAATTCCAGTTTTGGGAGTATGCAACGGGTTTCAGATTCTTGTAGAGTCTGGATTGCTTCCGGGAGTTTTACTCAAAAATGATTCTCTTAATTTTATGTGTGAATGGACTGACCTTGTAGTTGAAAACAACGAAACTCCATTTACGAATCAGTTCAAGCTAAACGAAAAAATCCCAATCCCTATAGCGAATGGCGAGGGCCGATACTATGCTGATGATGACACGTTAAAGCAGCTCAAGAAGAAAAAACAAATCGTATTTAGATACGGCAATGCCGTAAATGGCTCTTCAAACAGAATTGCTGGCGTATGCAACGAGGATGGAAACGTTGTGGGCATGATGCCTCATCCTGAAAGGGCAGTCGAATCAGAAATCAATCCTGCCGACAACAAGCCCGCATCTCTTATTTTTGAATCAATGCTAACGAAAATGGGTGTGAGCAAATGA
- a CDS encoding UbiX family flavin prenyltransferase, giving the protein MKLVIGITGSTGVIYGIRMLETLKKLNIESHLIMSEWGEKCISMETEHTVDYVKSLADNISDEKNMASSVSSGTHRIDGMIVAPCSMKTLAAIANGYDDTLVARAAGVTIKESRKLILMVRETPLSAIHLENMLKLSRLGIVILPPVTEFYTKPKSIDDIVNHVVGKCLDQFDIEHSLYPRWGSC; this is encoded by the coding sequence ATGAAACTGGTAATAGGAATTACTGGCAGCACCGGTGTAATCTATGGAATCCGAATGCTTGAAACCCTGAAAAAACTGAACATCGAATCACATCTGATCATGTCTGAATGGGGTGAAAAATGCATCTCTATGGAAACCGAACACACTGTGGATTATGTCAAATCACTTGCTGACAATATATCTGATGAAAAAAACATGGCATCTAGTGTTTCTAGCGGCACTCACAGAATTGACGGAATGATTGTTGCTCCTTGCAGCATGAAGACGTTGGCTGCAATTGCAAATGGCTATGATGACACCCTTGTCGCAAGGGCTGCAGGTGTCACGATTAAGGAATCCAGAAAACTGATCTTAATGGTTAGGGAAACCCCGCTTTCTGCAATTCATTTGGAAAACATGTTGAAGCTTTCTAGGCTGGGCATTGTAATCTTGCCTCCAGTGACAGAGTTTTACACAAAACCCAAATCCATTGATGACATTGTCAATCACGTTGTCGGAAAATGCTTGGACCAGTTTGACATCGAGCACAGTTTATACCCTAGATGGGGAAGCTGCTAA
- a CDS encoding CBS domain-containing protein produces the protein MSTNPERAVSYVLSKYVSEYMDKDVLILGANTQTREAARMLRHYETDDIIVTDEKNLPVGIVTDEDILNKVSDATVYAEATQLKDVMSTPLITINEKSTLQDALHKMRDNNIRKLPVISKKNQVIGIIFQTVIANVIRDATSTAPRLLSPPVKAVLGNLGFVLQFAGVLLLVPAILATVLEDTLTATGIYLTTVLLLVTGFFLNSYGEKSSLNLQQASILVFSSLFLLTLFGTVPYLYVFPSDETPVEIFSNAFFSSAAGFTTGGISLFDEPEELTQSFTFFRSYTQLVGGMSFIYLVITAFYPESKLQSMRGFISGRTLHMKELFLTITVIFTIYIVIVATLLYLFNGKDIIDNFSLAMSTLATGGFTPTSTILEGLAWQEHIILMGAMILGALPFTFHYAFVRKKFLSPKLGKEVLAYFAILGGATILFLGISGLDPMQSAFYSVSASTTAGLQIESLAGLNGGAHAILIILMFIGGCGFSTAGGLKIFRIFHLKDVRALFSKVRRAELSSQSKKEITSTLIIIALFPTISVIAGLHLAEIEDVPFQDAFFEAAGVITTGGLSAGVIDFDTDPATKIVLGFLMIFGRLEIIAIIYIFVPRLS, from the coding sequence ATGTCAACAAACCCTGAACGTGCCGTATCATACGTTCTAAGCAAATATGTTTCAGAATACATGGACAAGGATGTACTGATACTGGGTGCAAATACGCAAACCAGGGAAGCTGCCAGAATGCTGCGTCACTATGAGACTGACGACATCATAGTTACAGATGAAAAAAATCTTCCAGTAGGGATTGTTACAGACGAGGACATTCTGAACAAGGTCAGCGACGCGACAGTCTACGCCGAGGCCACCCAGCTAAAGGACGTCATGAGTACGCCGCTTATTACAATTAACGAAAAATCAACACTGCAAGACGCATTGCACAAGATGCGAGACAACAACATCAGAAAGCTACCAGTGATCTCAAAGAAAAATCAGGTCATAGGAATAATTTTCCAAACTGTGATTGCAAACGTGATCAGAGATGCCACATCCACGGCTCCCCGTCTCCTGAGTCCTCCAGTAAAGGCAGTTTTAGGAAACCTGGGATTCGTACTGCAGTTTGCAGGAGTGCTCCTGCTGGTGCCGGCAATTCTTGCAACGGTGCTAGAGGACACGTTGACTGCCACAGGCATTTATCTGACCACGGTGCTACTACTGGTTACAGGATTCTTTCTGAACTCTTATGGCGAGAAATCAAGTCTTAACCTGCAACAAGCATCGATACTGGTTTTCTCAAGTCTTTTCCTGCTAACGCTGTTTGGAACTGTTCCATACCTGTACGTCTTTCCAAGTGATGAGACCCCCGTAGAGATATTCAGTAATGCATTCTTTTCAAGCGCCGCAGGATTTACCACAGGAGGAATATCGTTGTTTGACGAGCCTGAAGAGCTGACTCAAAGCTTTACTTTCTTTCGAAGCTACACGCAGCTTGTAGGGGGAATGAGTTTCATCTACCTGGTGATCACAGCATTTTATCCAGAATCAAAACTACAGTCCATGAGAGGTTTCATATCGGGAAGAACGCTTCACATGAAAGAACTTTTCTTAACCATCACGGTAATCTTTACAATTTACATCGTAATTGTCGCAACCCTGCTGTACCTGTTTAACGGAAAAGACATCATCGACAATTTTTCATTGGCCATGAGTACTCTTGCGACGGGAGGATTCACACCCACATCCACAATTCTTGAGGGATTGGCTTGGCAGGAGCACATCATCCTGATGGGCGCAATGATATTGGGGGCATTGCCATTTACGTTCCATTATGCGTTTGTAAGAAAAAAATTCCTATCGCCAAAACTAGGAAAGGAAGTTTTGGCATATTTTGCAATTTTAGGCGGCGCAACCATTTTGTTTCTGGGAATAAGCGGGCTAGATCCCATGCAAAGCGCATTTTATTCCGTATCAGCTAGCACCACTGCAGGACTTCAGATAGAGAGTCTTGCAGGACTGAACGGAGGAGCACATGCAATTTTGATAATTCTCATGTTCATCGGAGGGTGCGGATTCTCCACGGCAGGAGGCCTGAAAATATTCAGAATATTCCATTTGAAGGACGTAAGGGCATTGTTTAGCAAAGTTAGAAGGGCAGAACTGTCAAGTCAATCAAAGAAAGAAATCACATCCACCCTAATCATTATCGCGCTATTTCCCACAATCTCAGTAATCGCAGGACTGCATCTTGCAGAAATTGAAGACGTGCCGTTCCAGGATGCGTTCTTTGAAGCTGCAGGAGTGATCACCACTGGAGGCCTGTCTGCAGGAGTGATTGACTTTGATACGGATCCTGCAACAAAAATTGTCTTGGGATTTTTAATGATATTTGGACGGTTGGAGATAATTGCAATAATATACATATTTGTTCCGAGACTAAGCTAA
- a CDS encoding peptidase, protein MKSVLVLFVLIATLGFAGTSYAQSSGGVDVDGTWYLGEGLKNGDYFEYTMCEIDLNACSPIDLKIWIKGEKQNVSETLWDAQVLVVDGDKTIKGSWGLGKTVPTPIIFDDDLSDYAVAFESSIAWISSYATSNEKDRIHGPQEFKSASWGSLGPVGGGLESYLIPSRVESITFLDGTSDSVVIGWYNDNDNEIWLVDDFPFPVKALTFAGINSDSVPVMFEFNLTQYEEGITDDPFKDVAETIQRSKLLKCDMDFSDYTSDRIPTNTYSMMIQYNYSPLSPVNGCDMDWKIYFYSKFNEIEILDQVNYDIWVVDENDNKLYSYAESIGKEKMFNQFGQVGHVLPVEQSGLVRYAVFVHGLGPEDQVDEEYGGYAIIEVPVENNPLLDELSDVSDNVISSEADMPIPDWIKSNAGWWADGQIGDDAFVSGIQFLIEEEILQISLPEHVISSEADMPIPDWIKSNAGWWADGQIGDDAFVSGIKYLVENGIVRIS, encoded by the coding sequence ATGAAAAGTGTTCTAGTGCTGTTTGTCCTGATTGCAACTCTGGGATTTGCAGGCACGTCATACGCTCAAAGCTCAGGTGGTGTAGATGTGGATGGTACTTGGTATTTGGGAGAAGGTCTCAAGAATGGAGACTATTTTGAGTATACTATGTGTGAGATTGATCTGAATGCCTGCTCTCCGATAGACTTGAAAATTTGGATTAAAGGCGAAAAACAAAACGTAAGCGAAACATTATGGGATGCACAAGTCTTGGTAGTTGACGGCGATAAAACCATCAAAGGTTCATGGGGATTGGGAAAGACAGTTCCGACTCCGATAATTTTCGATGATGACTTGTCTGATTATGCTGTCGCATTCGAGTCCTCAATCGCGTGGATCTCATCTTATGCCACATCAAATGAAAAGGATAGAATTCACGGACCGCAAGAGTTCAAGAGTGCGTCATGGGGATCACTTGGACCTGTTGGCGGCGGACTGGAATCCTATCTGATTCCAAGCAGGGTCGAATCAATCACCTTCCTTGACGGGACGTCTGATTCTGTAGTTATTGGATGGTACAATGATAATGACAATGAAATATGGTTAGTTGATGATTTTCCATTTCCTGTAAAGGCCTTGACCTTTGCGGGAATTAATTCAGATAGCGTGCCCGTAATGTTTGAGTTTAATCTGACACAGTACGAAGAAGGCATCACAGATGATCCGTTTAAGGATGTTGCAGAGACAATACAGAGATCAAAATTATTGAAATGTGACATGGATTTTTCTGACTATACCAGTGACCGAATACCAACAAATACCTACTCCATGATGATTCAGTACAACTATTCTCCATTGTCTCCGGTGAACGGATGCGACATGGATTGGAAGATTTACTTTTACAGCAAGTTCAACGAGATAGAAATTCTCGATCAGGTCAATTATGACATTTGGGTGGTGGATGAAAATGACAACAAATTGTACTCGTATGCAGAATCCATCGGCAAGGAGAAAATGTTCAATCAGTTTGGTCAGGTGGGACACGTACTGCCTGTTGAACAGTCTGGACTGGTACGATATGCCGTTTTTGTACATGGCTTGGGCCCTGAGGATCAGGTGGATGAAGAATATGGGGGATATGCGATAATTGAAGTGCCCGTTGAGAACAACCCTTTGCTTGATGAGCTCTCTGACGTTTCTGACAATGTCATCTCATCTGAAGCAGACATGCCGATTCCGGACTGGATAAAGAGCAATGCCGGATGGTGGGCTGACGGACAAATTGGGGATGACGCGTTTGTCTCCGGAATTCAGTTCCTGATTGAAGAAGAAATATTGCAAATTAGTCTTCCAGAACATGTCATCTCATCTGAAGCAGACATGCCGATTCCGGACTGGATAAAGAGCAATGCCGGATGGTGGGCTGACGGACAAATTGGGGATGACGCGTTTGTCTCCGGAATAAAATATCTCGTAGAAAACGGCATAGTTCGCATCTCCTAG
- the tatC gene encoding twin-arginine translocase subunit TatC yields the protein MSALEGINKHLEELRKRLLRIVLVIGAISVFLLTFHAEPFQLYQFTLYYPTPDPLHNIAAQITNHMRHNLVPEGVQLIQTAPGQAFFAQMYVAALVGLVAGMPVIIRELVGFIKPALKENEINVSRTISLPALGLFVAGCVFSYNFVIPYMLDFLYRYGEGAGLVTFLNVMEFVTFVLQFLLAFGFSFQLPLVMYAISASEMVDSDFWRKNIRYAIVIIVIFGAVITPDGTGVTMVFVAGPMIALYAAGMLLIERKERRKLNT from the coding sequence ATGTCCGCATTGGAAGGTATCAACAAACATCTCGAAGAACTAAGAAAGAGATTACTCAGAATAGTGTTGGTCATAGGAGCAATCAGCGTGTTTCTTTTGACATTTCATGCAGAACCGTTTCAACTGTATCAATTCACTTTGTATTACCCTACGCCAGATCCACTTCACAACATTGCAGCACAAATTACAAATCACATGAGACATAATCTTGTTCCAGAAGGAGTGCAGCTTATCCAGACAGCTCCGGGTCAAGCTTTCTTTGCTCAAATGTATGTTGCAGCCCTCGTAGGCCTGGTGGCAGGAATGCCGGTAATCATCAGGGAGCTAGTGGGATTTATCAAGCCGGCACTAAAGGAAAATGAAATCAACGTAAGCAGGACAATTTCACTGCCAGCCCTGGGATTGTTTGTTGCAGGATGCGTCTTTTCCTATAATTTTGTCATCCCATACATGTTAGATTTTCTATACAGGTATGGTGAAGGGGCAGGACTGGTCACTTTTCTAAACGTCATGGAATTCGTGACTTTTGTATTGCAATTTTTGCTGGCGTTTGGTTTTTCATTTCAACTTCCACTTGTCATGTATGCGATATCAGCATCAGAGATGGTAGACAGTGACTTTTGGCGAAAGAACATCAGGTATGCAATAGTGATAATTGTAATCTTTGGTGCAGTGATCACTCCCGATGGGACGGGGGTTACAATGGTCTTTGTTGCAGGACCGATGATTGCACTTTATGCGGCAGGCATGTTGCTCATCGAGCGCAAAGAACGCAGAAAGTTGAACACTTAA
- a CDS encoding polyketide cyclase: protein MPKFSSQITVDAKREHVFEIFSNYDNYQNLVPHHYPSVRIRSVRGDLAVVEEHFNLGRTEMLVMARHVSKKPILHEVFIIGGDAKGSHIKQEFIELEKGTKVLVDADFKFKGKMKISHMFGKNPVMQDYDVIMNDFAKIAER from the coding sequence TTGCCAAAGTTCTCCTCGCAAATAACAGTTGACGCAAAACGAGAGCATGTGTTTGAGATATTTTCAAACTATGACAACTATCAAAATCTTGTTCCTCATCATTACCCTTCTGTCCGAATTCGTTCGGTTCGTGGTGATCTGGCAGTAGTCGAAGAGCATTTCAATCTTGGACGGACGGAAATGCTTGTCATGGCAAGGCATGTCTCTAAAAAGCCAATCTTACACGAGGTCTTCATCATTGGAGGTGATGCGAAAGGAAGCCACATCAAGCAGGAATTCATTGAATTGGAGAAAGGCACCAAAGTACTCGTAGATGCTGATTTCAAATTTAAGGGAAAGATGAAAATTTCTCACATGTTTGGAAAAAATCCAGTCATGCAGGACTATGATGTTATTATGAATGATTTTGCAAAAATTGCTGAAAGATAA
- the purS gene encoding phosphoribosylformylglycinamidine synthase subunit PurS: MTTFNVNVIIENKPGISDPEGETILNDLVLKGTHKTVSKIKTAKMLKFTVNEKDKNAAQSKVQDICDDLRIYNPMVSKIIIQVLEV, translated from the coding sequence ATGACGACTTTTAACGTAAATGTGATAATTGAAAACAAGCCTGGCATTAGTGATCCTGAAGGGGAGACAATTTTGAATGATTTGGTTCTGAAAGGAACTCACAAAACAGTTTCTAAAATTAAGACTGCAAAAATGTTGAAATTCACAGTCAATGAGAAAGACAAGAATGCAGCTCAATCCAAAGTCCAAGACATATGTGATGACCTAAGAATATACAATCCAATGGTGAGCAAAATTATAATTCAAGTTCTTGAAGTGTGA